Proteins from a single region of Streptomyces sp. HUAS 15-9:
- a CDS encoding nSTAND1 domain-containing NTPase, giving the protein MDTLSSDSGARTAFAERLALLYKEAGNPPLKRVAEAVDRLHRVDERGRPVRVSAQRISDWRRAKNVPAQFAALAAVLHVLIPQARRSQPAPVSAGLYDLAQWQRLWERAVADPVGDRAAGSAEDEEQAPADVRAVPGVCPYRGLASYRRQDARWFFGRERSTDALVAQLRAAERTGGLVVLVGASGAGKSSLLNAGLVPALQSGAADDEDGPARGVLQLMPGADPLAELVRRIPELEKVLSPKEEPGTPEFDRAVREAVTAWARREAPGAARPVVIVDQFEEAFTLCSDETSRRTFVRLLHTACSPGGPDDPAPVLVVLGIRADFYDQCLRHPELADALQHRHMVLGPLTTAELREAVTGPAKAVGVELEPGLAELIVREVSADGPRGAHDAGVLPLLSHALLATWQRRKAGRLSLAGYRAAGGIQGAVAATAERAWSGLDPAARAAARLLLLRLVRLSEDTQATRRRGTRRQLAQESTDPGKTEESLEALVRARLVTLDAETVEITHEALLHAWPRLRDWIDEDRGGNLLRQRLEEDGRSWEDSERDTSLLYRGSRLEQAHNWVKSAGDTFLTRSAVEFLEASVRLRRRTVWISRAAVSALVVLAVLAVGSAVIARQQRDDAVFQQVVAEADRVQYTDPSLSAQLDLVAHGLRPDDEGTNSRLISIVNAPLATPLLGHTGAVYLTTFSPNGHVLATASYDRTVRLWDVTDPTHPRPLGKPLTGHTSWVSTAVFSPDGHTLASAADDGTIRLWDVRDPAHPRALGKPLTGHDGTIYLLAFSPDGRTLAAADEDRTVRLWDVHAPARPTSLSTLTGHTGAVRSVAFSPDGHTLAAGGDDNTILLWNTTDPRRPAPLGTPLTGHTSTVHSVAFSPDGRTLASGSADDTIRLWDVSSPRRARQFGAPLTGHTGPIWSVAFSPDGTMLAAGSADSTASLWNVRNPAYPSQVGEPLAGSSGEMYAVGFSPDGRTLATGSGDNKVRLWSIPASDMIGRIGAYRPDGRVLATAARDGRVRLWNVQSPDRPVLLSEPFTTGERDLRSLVFSPDGRTLAVLTGTSNTVQLWNVADPGDPVAHGRPLALRTRFAGGDALAISPDGRTLAADYDDRTIQLLDITDPARPRRLGKLLTGHTGYVNALVFSPDGRTLASGSADTTVRLWNVTDPRHATVLGAPLKEHLGPVNALAYSPDGHTLASGSDDGTVRLWNVAHPVRATGLGPVPSGHTEAVVSLTFSQDGRTLASGGNDDTVRLWNVAHPSSASPIGQSMSPNAKTGNFLSFSPNSHMLGVSSGADTVRLWKLDVDEAIDHICSITRGVLTPEKWQEYLPRLSYEPPCDR; this is encoded by the coding sequence GTGGACACCTTGAGTTCCGACTCAGGGGCACGAACAGCCTTCGCGGAACGTCTCGCGCTGCTGTACAAGGAGGCGGGAAACCCTCCCCTCAAACGCGTGGCCGAGGCGGTCGACCGGCTTCACCGGGTCGACGAACGAGGGCGCCCGGTACGGGTGTCCGCCCAGCGGATCAGCGACTGGCGGAGGGCGAAGAACGTACCGGCCCAGTTCGCCGCGCTCGCCGCGGTGCTGCACGTACTGATCCCCCAGGCCCGGCGCTCGCAGCCCGCGCCGGTCTCCGCGGGCCTGTACGACCTGGCCCAGTGGCAGCGTCTGTGGGAGCGCGCGGTGGCCGACCCGGTGGGCGACCGGGCCGCGGGATCCGCGGAGGATGAGGAACAGGCTCCGGCCGACGTCCGGGCCGTCCCCGGCGTGTGCCCGTACCGGGGGCTCGCCTCGTACCGCAGGCAGGACGCCCGGTGGTTCTTCGGCCGCGAGCGCAGCACGGACGCCCTGGTCGCCCAGCTCCGCGCCGCCGAGCGGACCGGTGGTCTGGTCGTGCTCGTCGGGGCCTCGGGCGCGGGGAAGTCCTCCCTGCTGAACGCCGGTCTGGTGCCCGCGCTGCAGAGCGGCGCGGCGGACGACGAGGACGGCCCGGCCCGGGGCGTCCTGCAGCTCATGCCCGGCGCCGATCCGCTCGCGGAACTGGTCCGCCGCATCCCCGAACTGGAGAAGGTCCTCTCCCCGAAGGAGGAACCCGGCACCCCGGAGTTCGATCGGGCGGTGCGGGAGGCCGTGACGGCATGGGCGCGGCGCGAGGCGCCCGGGGCCGCCCGTCCGGTCGTCATCGTGGACCAGTTCGAAGAGGCGTTCACCCTCTGCTCCGACGAGACGAGCAGGCGCACCTTCGTCCGGCTGCTGCACACCGCCTGCTCACCCGGCGGCCCTGACGACCCGGCCCCCGTGCTCGTGGTCCTGGGCATACGCGCCGACTTCTACGACCAGTGCCTGCGCCACCCCGAACTCGCCGACGCGCTGCAGCACCGGCACATGGTCCTCGGCCCGCTGACCACGGCGGAACTGCGCGAGGCGGTGACGGGTCCGGCCAAGGCCGTCGGTGTGGAACTCGAGCCGGGGCTCGCGGAGCTGATAGTCCGGGAGGTGAGCGCCGACGGCCCCCGGGGTGCGCACGACGCCGGCGTACTGCCGCTGTTGTCCCACGCCCTGCTCGCCACCTGGCAGCGGCGCAAGGCGGGACGGCTGAGCCTGGCCGGCTACCGCGCGGCGGGCGGCATCCAGGGGGCGGTGGCGGCGACCGCCGAACGGGCCTGGTCCGGCCTCGACCCGGCGGCCCGCGCGGCCGCGCGGCTGCTCCTGCTCAGGCTGGTCCGGCTGAGCGAGGACACCCAGGCCACCCGTCGCCGGGGCACTCGACGCCAGCTGGCCCAGGAGTCGACGGACCCCGGCAAGACGGAGGAGTCGCTGGAGGCTCTGGTGCGTGCCCGGCTGGTGACCCTGGACGCGGAGACCGTCGAGATCACCCATGAGGCGCTGCTGCACGCCTGGCCCCGGCTGCGCGACTGGATCGACGAGGACCGGGGCGGCAACCTGCTGCGCCAGCGACTGGAGGAGGACGGCCGGTCCTGGGAGGACTCCGAGCGCGACACGTCACTGCTCTACCGGGGTTCCAGGCTGGAGCAGGCCCACAACTGGGTGAAGTCCGCCGGTGACACCTTCCTCACCAGGAGCGCGGTGGAGTTCCTGGAGGCTTCGGTCCGGCTGCGCAGGCGCACGGTGTGGATCAGCCGTGCCGCCGTGTCGGCCCTGGTCGTCCTGGCCGTACTGGCCGTCGGCTCGGCGGTGATCGCCCGCCAGCAGCGCGACGACGCGGTGTTCCAGCAGGTGGTCGCCGAGGCCGACCGCGTCCAGTACACGGACCCGTCGCTGTCCGCCCAGCTCGACCTGGTGGCGCACGGTCTGCGGCCCGACGACGAGGGCACGAACAGCCGGCTGATCTCGATCGTCAACGCCCCGCTGGCCACCCCCCTCCTGGGCCACACCGGCGCCGTCTACCTCACCACGTTCAGCCCGAACGGCCACGTCCTGGCCACCGCCAGCTACGACCGGACCGTCCGGCTGTGGGACGTGACCGACCCGACCCACCCGAGGCCCCTCGGCAAGCCCCTCACCGGCCACACCAGTTGGGTGAGCACCGCGGTCTTCAGCCCCGACGGCCACACCCTCGCCAGCGCCGCGGACGACGGGACGATCCGGCTGTGGGACGTACGGGACCCCGCGCACCCGCGCGCCCTCGGCAAGCCCCTGACCGGCCACGACGGCACGATCTACCTGCTCGCCTTCAGCCCGGACGGCCGCACCCTGGCCGCCGCGGACGAAGATCGCACCGTACGCCTGTGGGACGTACACGCACCGGCCCGGCCCACCTCGCTCTCCACCCTGACCGGCCACACCGGCGCCGTACGCTCCGTGGCCTTCAGCCCCGACGGCCACACGCTGGCGGCCGGGGGCGACGACAACACGATCCTGCTGTGGAACACCACCGACCCACGCCGTCCGGCGCCGCTCGGCACCCCGCTCACCGGCCACACCTCCACCGTGCACTCGGTCGCCTTCAGCCCCGACGGCCGCACCCTCGCCTCCGGCAGCGCGGACGACACCATCCGCCTGTGGGACGTGAGCTCACCGCGCCGTGCCCGCCAGTTCGGCGCGCCGCTCACCGGGCACACCGGTCCCATCTGGTCGGTGGCCTTCAGCCCGGACGGCACCATGCTCGCCGCCGGCAGCGCCGACAGCACGGCGAGCCTGTGGAACGTCCGCAATCCGGCCTACCCGTCCCAGGTCGGCGAGCCCCTCGCGGGCAGCAGCGGCGAGATGTACGCGGTGGGCTTCAGCCCCGACGGGCGGACCCTGGCCACCGGCAGCGGGGACAACAAGGTGCGGTTGTGGTCGATCCCGGCCTCGGACATGATCGGCCGGATCGGGGCGTACCGCCCGGACGGGCGGGTGCTCGCCACGGCCGCGCGCGACGGGCGGGTGCGGCTGTGGAACGTGCAGAGCCCCGACCGGCCCGTCCTGCTGAGCGAGCCCTTCACGACCGGGGAGCGGGACCTGCGGTCGCTGGTGTTCTCCCCCGACGGCCGCACGCTCGCCGTGCTGACCGGGACCAGCAACACGGTGCAGCTGTGGAACGTCGCCGATCCCGGTGATCCCGTCGCCCACGGCCGGCCGCTCGCGCTGCGGACCCGGTTCGCGGGCGGCGACGCGCTGGCCATCAGCCCCGACGGCCGCACCCTGGCCGCCGACTACGACGACCGGACCATCCAGCTGCTGGACATCACCGACCCGGCCCGCCCGAGGCGCCTGGGCAAGCTCCTCACCGGCCACACCGGATACGTCAACGCGCTCGTCTTCAGCCCGGACGGCCGCACCCTCGCCAGTGGCAGCGCCGATACGACGGTCCGCCTGTGGAACGTGACCGACCCACGTCACGCCACCGTCCTCGGCGCTCCCCTCAAGGAGCACCTGGGGCCGGTCAACGCGCTCGCCTACAGCCCCGACGGCCACACGCTGGCCAGCGGCAGCGACGACGGCACGGTCCGGCTGTGGAACGTCGCCCACCCCGTGCGGGCGACCGGGCTCGGCCCCGTTCCCAGCGGCCACACCGAGGCGGTCGTGTCGCTGACGTTCAGCCAGGACGGCCGCACGCTGGCCAGCGGCGGCAACGACGACACGGTCCGGCTGTGGAACGTCGCCCACCCCTCCTCGGCCTCTCCCATCGGCCAGTCGATGAGCCCCAACGCCAAGACGGGCAACTTCCTGTCGTTCAGCCCCAACAGCCACATGCTCGGGGTGTCCAGCGGCGCCGACACCGTGCGGCTGTGGAAGCTGGACGTGGACGAGGCGATCGACCACATCTGCTCGATCACCCGGGGCGTTCTGACGCCGGAGAAGTGGCAGGAGTACCTGCCCAGGCTCTCGTACGAGCCGCCTTGCGACCGGTGA
- a CDS encoding amidohydrolase family protein — protein MVTSAGETSELPKVISVDDHVIEPAHLFETWLPSKYRDKGPKPFTAGIGELQYIGGKYRFTTDPDGQITDWWEYEGGLFPYKRIIAAVGFSRDEMTLDGITREQMRRGCWDPKARLEDMDLNHVEASLCFPTFPRFCGQTFAEAEDKEVALACVRAYNDWMVEEWCGDSGGRLIPLCLIPLWDVGLAVAEIRRNAARGVRAVTFSEIPTYLGLPSIHSGYWDPFFAACEETGTVVNMHIGSSSQMPAASPDAPPAVQASLSFNNAMASMMDFLFSGVLVRFPRLKLAYSEGQMGWIPYALERADDVWEEHRAWGGVKDLIPQPPSTYYYRQIFCCFFRDRHGIEAIETVGVDNATFETDYPHVDSTWPDTKRVAQEHVGGLPADVAYKLLRGNAIRMLELPFE, from the coding sequence ATGGTCACCAGCGCCGGCGAAACCAGTGAGCTGCCGAAGGTCATCAGCGTGGACGATCACGTGATCGAGCCCGCGCACCTCTTCGAGACGTGGCTCCCGAGCAAGTACCGCGACAAGGGGCCGAAGCCGTTCACGGCGGGCATCGGCGAGCTCCAGTACATCGGCGGCAAGTACCGGTTCACCACCGACCCGGACGGCCAGATCACCGACTGGTGGGAGTACGAGGGGGGCCTGTTCCCGTACAAGCGGATCATCGCGGCCGTCGGCTTCTCCCGGGACGAGATGACGCTCGACGGCATCACCCGCGAGCAGATGCGCCGCGGCTGCTGGGACCCCAAGGCCCGGCTGGAGGACATGGACCTCAACCATGTCGAGGCCTCCCTCTGCTTCCCGACCTTCCCGCGCTTCTGCGGGCAGACCTTCGCCGAGGCCGAGGACAAGGAGGTCGCCCTCGCCTGTGTGCGCGCCTACAACGACTGGATGGTCGAGGAGTGGTGCGGTGACAGCGGCGGGCGCCTGATCCCGCTGTGTCTCATCCCGCTGTGGGACGTCGGGCTCGCGGTCGCCGAGATCCGGCGCAACGCCGCCCGTGGCGTACGGGCCGTGACCTTCAGCGAGATCCCCACCTATCTGGGGCTGCCCTCGATCCACTCGGGCTACTGGGACCCGTTCTTCGCGGCGTGCGAGGAGACGGGCACCGTGGTCAACATGCACATCGGGTCCTCGTCGCAGATGCCGGCCGCGTCGCCGGACGCTCCCCCCGCGGTCCAGGCCTCGCTGAGCTTCAACAACGCCATGGCGTCGATGATGGACTTCCTCTTCTCCGGGGTCCTGGTCAGGTTCCCGCGGCTGAAACTCGCGTACAGCGAAGGGCAGATGGGGTGGATCCCGTACGCCCTGGAACGCGCCGACGACGTGTGGGAGGAACACCGGGCCTGGGGCGGGGTGAAGGACCTGATCCCCCAGCCGCCGTCGACGTACTACTACCGGCAGATCTTCTGCTGCTTCTTCCGCGACAGGCACGGCATCGAGGCGATCGAGACCGTGGGCGTGGACAACGCGACCTTCGAGACCGACTATCCGCACGTCGACTCGACCTGGCCGGACACGAAGCGGGTGGCCCAGGAGCATGTGGGCGGCCTGCCCGCCGACGTGGCCTACAAGCTGCTGCGCGGCAACGCGATCCGGATGCTGGAGCTGCCTTTCGAGTAG
- a CDS encoding ferredoxin has product MKVSIDAGLCYGSAECAHRAPAVFAFEDGYGVVRPGHEDAGDDGLVQEAAERCPSQAIRISENA; this is encoded by the coding sequence ATGAAGGTCTCCATCGACGCCGGCCTCTGTTACGGTTCCGCAGAGTGCGCCCACCGCGCGCCGGCCGTGTTCGCGTTCGAGGACGGGTACGGCGTGGTCCGGCCCGGCCATGAGGACGCCGGCGACGACGGACTCGTACAGGAAGCCGCCGAGCGGTGCCCCTCCCAGGCCATAAGGATCAGCGAGAACGCATGA
- a CDS encoding FkbM family methyltransferase, giving the protein MSSALSEAMVTLGRRYVRDAPGSLGKALLAGRYLNPYLRDHPRRRVVETRSGARFAVDTQDLIQRYLYLFGVWEPHMTSWLQGRLRQGDVLVDVGANVGCLSLVAARLVGDTGRVVAVEASPDFHRRLLRNIELNRCGTVRAVNAAVSDKRETLTFVLASSHNMGANSIVPYDGPAESSFEAQACPLPELLEPEEIARARVIKIDVEGAEGAVVKGLAPILDELRPDVEIAVEVTPERMANLGHSVDDLLETMRKAGFHTYRLLNDYAPESYPAALSRPVAPVRWRGPVVGESELVFSRVDAETLG; this is encoded by the coding sequence ATGAGCAGTGCCCTTTCCGAGGCCATGGTCACCCTCGGCCGACGCTATGTGCGTGACGCCCCGGGCTCCCTCGGCAAAGCGCTGCTGGCCGGGCGCTATCTGAATCCGTATCTGCGCGACCACCCGCGGCGGCGGGTGGTCGAGACCCGCTCCGGCGCCCGGTTCGCGGTCGACACCCAGGACCTCATCCAGCGCTATCTGTATCTCTTCGGGGTGTGGGAGCCGCACATGACCAGCTGGCTCCAGGGCCGGCTGCGGCAAGGTGACGTCCTGGTCGACGTCGGGGCGAACGTCGGCTGTCTGAGCCTGGTGGCGGCCCGCCTGGTCGGGGACACGGGCCGGGTGGTCGCCGTCGAGGCGTCACCCGACTTCCACCGCAGGCTGCTGCGGAACATCGAGCTGAACCGGTGCGGCACCGTCCGGGCGGTCAACGCGGCCGTCTCGGACAAGCGGGAGACGCTGACCTTCGTCCTGGCCAGCTCCCACAACATGGGTGCCAACAGCATCGTGCCCTACGACGGTCCCGCCGAGTCGAGCTTCGAGGCGCAGGCGTGCCCGCTGCCCGAACTCCTGGAGCCGGAGGAGATCGCCCGGGCCCGCGTCATCAAGATCGACGTCGAGGGCGCGGAGGGCGCCGTCGTCAAGGGCCTGGCCCCGATCCTCGACGAACTGCGCCCCGACGTGGAGATCGCCGTCGAGGTCACCCCGGAGCGCATGGCCAACCTCGGCCACTCGGTTGACGACCTGCTGGAGACCATGCGCAAGGCCGGGTTCCATACGTATCGCCTGCTCAACGACTATGCGCCGGAGAGCTATCCGGCGGCCCTGAGCCGGCCGGTGGCCCCGGTGCGGTGGCGCGGGCCGGTCGTGGGCGAGAGCGAACTGGTGTTCTCGCGCGTCGACGCCGAGACGCTCGGGTGA
- a CDS encoding glycosyltransferase produces the protein MSAAVNRRVVIVTAVHAPSARFLPEAYKSLREQRLPDGWEWHWIVQEDGRTDEVRPYVPDDVRVTFRQGRPGGPGVARTIALAHADGEYVRILDADDQLPPGALARDLAVLEADQTIGWATSRALDLLPDGSTAGFPGDPDEGPVERGTLLDFWKANGFRAQVHPATLCVRRGLLLALGGWMALPASEDTGLLLALNAVSRGWFSAEAGLLYRKWEGQMTGQAAHVDPVEREARMAVVEARARALADVDWRYPPG, from the coding sequence GTGAGCGCTGCCGTGAACCGGCGCGTCGTCATCGTCACCGCTGTGCACGCCCCCTCCGCCCGGTTCCTGCCGGAGGCGTACAAGTCCCTGCGCGAGCAGCGGCTCCCGGACGGCTGGGAGTGGCACTGGATCGTCCAGGAGGACGGGAGGACGGACGAGGTGCGTCCGTACGTCCCCGACGACGTGCGGGTGACCTTCCGGCAGGGCCGGCCCGGCGGTCCCGGCGTCGCCCGCACGATCGCCCTGGCGCACGCGGACGGCGAGTACGTCAGGATCCTGGACGCCGACGACCAGCTCCCGCCGGGCGCGCTCGCCCGTGACCTGGCCGTTCTCGAGGCCGACCAGACCATCGGGTGGGCCACCTCCCGAGCCCTGGACCTGCTGCCCGACGGCTCCACCGCCGGCTTCCCGGGCGACCCGGACGAAGGCCCCGTCGAGCGCGGGACCCTGCTCGACTTCTGGAAGGCCAACGGCTTCCGCGCCCAGGTCCACCCGGCGACGCTCTGCGTCCGCCGCGGCCTGCTGCTCGCGCTCGGCGGCTGGATGGCCCTGCCGGCGTCCGAGGACACCGGTCTGCTGCTCGCGCTGAACGCCGTGAGCCGTGGCTGGTTCTCGGCGGAGGCGGGGCTGCTCTACCGGAAGTGGGAGGGGCAGATGACCGGACAGGCCGCCCACGTCGATCCGGTGGAACGCGAGGCGCGCATGGCGGTCGTCGAGGCGAGGGCGCGGGCGCTGGCGGACGTCGACTGGCGCTATCCGCCGGGGTGA
- a CDS encoding GntR family transcriptional regulator: protein MPKAYEEIADDIRRTIREGLRKPGDRLPSEAALAKHYGRSVPTVQNALRLLSEEGLIDKLHGRGNFVRRPRTLAVRDNGRHQWEKNRAREPEATRAETGATEHDTGLCLDDLVFYAKYREFAAPDELADAFGVPVGTTLLERTYRTRCAAETAPFNLVTSYLVRDMIAANPDLLDETKEPWPGGTQHQLHTVGIEVDRVEERFSARPPTPEEARALELPAGTSVIILRKTSYDIDGRVVDVSVVTLPGDRTELLFTTSLERW, encoded by the coding sequence GTGCCCAAGGCCTACGAGGAGATCGCCGACGACATACGCCGGACCATCCGGGAGGGCCTGCGCAAGCCCGGCGACCGGCTGCCGTCCGAAGCCGCCCTGGCGAAGCACTACGGCCGGAGCGTGCCGACCGTGCAGAACGCCTTGCGGCTGCTCAGCGAGGAAGGCCTGATCGACAAGCTGCACGGCCGCGGCAACTTCGTCCGGCGCCCCCGTACGCTCGCGGTCCGCGACAACGGACGGCACCAGTGGGAGAAGAACCGCGCGCGGGAGCCCGAGGCCACCCGGGCCGAGACCGGAGCCACGGAGCACGACACCGGTCTGTGCCTCGACGACCTCGTCTTCTACGCGAAATACCGCGAGTTCGCGGCGCCCGACGAACTGGCGGACGCCTTCGGAGTGCCGGTGGGCACGACGCTGCTCGAACGCACGTACAGGACCCGGTGCGCGGCCGAGACCGCACCCTTCAACCTCGTCACCTCCTATCTCGTCCGCGACATGATCGCGGCCAACCCCGACCTGCTGGACGAGACCAAGGAGCCCTGGCCCGGCGGCACACAGCACCAGCTCCACACCGTCGGCATCGAGGTGGACCGCGTCGAGGAACGCTTCTCCGCACGCCCCCCGACGCCGGAGGAGGCGAGGGCGCTGGAGCTCCCGGCGGGCACGTCGGTGATCATCCTCAGGAAGACCTCGTACGACATCGACGGCCGCGTGGTGGACGTCTCCGTCGTCACGCTGCCGGGCGACCGCACGGAACTGCTCTTCACCACGTCCCTGGAAAGGTGGTGA
- a CDS encoding DUF6344 domain-containing protein produces MARNTVLKLWTTIVTAFIALFTALGLVSATTATAVPQTETPRNSDAHPTLPSMSRWSWSPTGSWPHVRALPPTMKQRIHAEAHGRSPSCRHRPLDDTTESDELDALGELTAPLAC; encoded by the coding sequence ATGGCCCGGAACACGGTCCTGAAGCTGTGGACCACCATCGTCACCGCCTTCATCGCGCTGTTCACGGCGCTCGGACTCGTCTCGGCGACCACCGCCACGGCGGTACCGCAGACCGAGACCCCGCGCAACAGCGACGCGCATCCGACGTTGCCGTCGATGTCCCGATGGTCCTGGTCCCCCACCGGATCCTGGCCCCACGTCAGGGCCCTGCCCCCCACGATGAAGCAACGGATCCACGCGGAGGCCCACGGCAGATCCCCCAGCTGCCGCCACCGGCCCCTCGACGACACGACGGAATCGGACGAGCTGGACGCCCTGGGCGAGCTCACGGCCCCCCTCGCCTGCTGA
- a CDS encoding DLW-39 family protein — MKKLLLVALAAIGGLLVYRQIQADRAEQDLWTEATDSVPTGS; from the coding sequence GTGAAGAAGCTTCTCCTGGTCGCACTGGCCGCCATCGGCGGGCTCCTCGTGTACCGCCAGATCCAGGCGGATCGCGCCGAGCAGGATCTGTGGACGGAGGCGACTGACTCCGTGCCCACGGGTTCGTGA
- a CDS encoding protein kinase domain-containing protein, which produces MGEVFAGRYELVDPIGRGGVGAVWRAWDHRRRRYVAAKVLQQRDAHSLLRFVREQALRIDHPHVLAPASWAADDDQVLFTMDLVAGGSLVHLVGDYGPLPPVFVCTLLDQLLSGLAAVHGEGVVHRDIKPANILLEATGTGRPRLRLSDFGIAMRLGEPRLTETNLVVGTPGYLAPEQMMGAEPDFPSDLFAVGLVALYLLEGAKPDAKALVQYFAEHGTPSAPKGIPDPLWQVVATLIQPDPQARFRTATGARKALASARELLPEPGPDDEWIEIFDQLGPVPPGFGPDGPLERAPGVDRGVDGGVDTGAEAVGAGETGSRPSRPAAGATTSATDTGNTVPPADPRRATGSQPSAMSDTGSFHLPPPQAAQPEERPQEQPETPTPPTYTAHTPQGFQPQQQPYQPFQPHQPWNPTQVLTPVPQQRVDATTASYTAQEPQFPPPAPGTAPQRSRSRRRARRARRPGPPAKAAVPILLLALACYAVGFWALTRI; this is translated from the coding sequence ATGGGTGAGGTCTTCGCCGGCCGGTACGAACTGGTCGACCCGATCGGTCGCGGAGGAGTCGGCGCCGTATGGCGCGCCTGGGACCACCGCCGCCGGCGCTATGTGGCCGCCAAGGTGCTGCAGCAGCGCGACGCCCACTCGCTCCTGCGCTTCGTGCGGGAGCAGGCCCTGCGGATCGACCATCCACATGTGCTCGCACCGGCCAGCTGGGCCGCCGACGACGACCAGGTCCTGTTCACCATGGACCTCGTCGCCGGCGGTTCGCTGGTCCATCTGGTCGGGGACTACGGCCCGCTGCCGCCGGTGTTCGTCTGCACGCTGCTCGACCAGCTCCTGTCCGGGCTCGCCGCGGTGCACGGGGAAGGCGTGGTGCACCGTGACATCAAGCCCGCCAACATCCTGCTCGAAGCGACCGGCACCGGCCGCCCGCGGCTGCGGCTGTCCGACTTCGGGATCGCGATGCGGCTGGGCGAACCGCGTCTGACGGAGACCAACCTCGTGGTGGGGACGCCCGGTTACCTCGCGCCCGAGCAGATGATGGGCGCCGAACCGGACTTCCCGTCCGACCTGTTCGCGGTGGGCCTGGTCGCGCTGTATCTGCTGGAGGGTGCCAAGCCTGACGCCAAGGCCCTCGTCCAGTACTTCGCCGAGCACGGCACGCCGAGTGCGCCCAAGGGCATCCCCGATCCGCTCTGGCAGGTCGTGGCCACCCTGATCCAGCCCGATCCACAGGCCCGCTTCCGCACGGCGACGGGAGCGCGCAAGGCCCTCGCCTCCGCCAGGGAGCTCCTGCCGGAGCCGGGCCCCGACGACGAGTGGATCGAGATCTTCGACCAACTCGGGCCTGTCCCACCGGGCTTCGGTCCCGACGGGCCTCTGGAGCGGGCTCCGGGCGTGGACAGAGGTGTGGACGGAGGTGTGGACACCGGCGCGGAGGCTGTCGGAGCGGGGGAGACGGGCTCCCGGCCGTCGAGGCCGGCCGCCGGCGCGACCACATCTGCCACCGACACCGGCAACACCGTCCCTCCCGCCGATCCACGCCGGGCGACCGGCTCGCAGCCCTCCGCCATGTCGGACACCGGCAGCTTCCATCTGCCGCCGCCCCAGGCGGCCCAGCCGGAGGAGCGGCCGCAGGAGCAGCCGGAAACGCCCACCCCGCCGACGTACACCGCGCACACTCCCCAGGGATTCCAGCCGCAACAGCAGCCGTACCAGCCGTTCCAGCCGCATCAGCCGTGGAACCCCACCCAGGTCCTGACACCGGTGCCGCAGCAGCGCGTCGACGCCACCACCGCTTCGTACACCGCCCAGGAGCCGCAGTTCCCGCCGCCCGCGCCGGGGACCGCGCCGCAGCGCTCCCGCTCCAGACGCCGAGCGCGCCGCGCCCGCCGCCCCGGTCCCCCCGCGAAAGCGGCGGTCCCGATCCTGCTGCTCGCGCTGGCCTGCTACGCCGTGGGCTTCTGGGCGCTGACCCGGATCTGA
- a CDS encoding helix-turn-helix domain-containing protein — MDAAQQEATARARELQRNWYGEPLGALFRKLIDDLGLNQARLAAVLGLSAPMLSQLMSGQRAKIGNPAVVQRVQLLQDLAAQVADGSVSAAEATDRMDEIKKSQGGSVLSNTSQPTTSSGAPTVKRVVREIQSLLRSVAAAGDIIEAADTLAPTHPELAEFLRVYGAGRTSDAVAHYQSHQS, encoded by the coding sequence ATGGACGCCGCACAGCAGGAAGCCACCGCAAGAGCGCGGGAGCTGCAGCGGAACTGGTACGGGGAGCCGTTGGGGGCGCTCTTCCGTAAGCTCATCGACGATCTTGGTCTCAACCAGGCCCGTCTCGCGGCGGTGCTGGGACTCTCCGCTCCGATGCTGTCGCAGCTGATGAGCGGACAGCGCGCGAAGATCGGCAATCCCGCGGTGGTCCAGCGGGTGCAGCTGCTGCAGGACCTGGCGGCGCAGGTCGCGGACGGCAGCGTGAGCGCGGCCGAGGCGACGGACCGCATGGACGAGATCAAGAAGTCGCAGGGGGGCTCCGTGCTCAGCAACACCTCGCAGCCGACGACCAGTTCGGGTGCGCCCACGGTCAAGCGGGTGGTGCGGGAGATCCAGTCGCTGCTGCGCTCGGTGGCCGCCGCGGGGGACATCATCGAGGCCGCCGACACCCTCGCCCCGACCCACCCGGAACTGGCAGAGTTCCTCCGGGTGTACGGCGCGGGCCGCACCTCCGACGCGGTCGCGCACTACCAGTCCCACCAGAGCTGA